From one Bordetella genomosp. 9 genomic stretch:
- the fliG gene encoding flagellar motor switch protein FliG codes for MPSDKPIDGMTRAAVLLMSLGEDAAAEVFRFLSAREVQQVGAAMAQLKQVTREDVAEVLEEFRQESDQFIAVTLGSDDYIRSVLTKALGSDRAAGLIEDILEAGDSGSGIDALNWLDPHIVAELIGDEHPQIIATILVHLERDRAAAVLTRLTERLRNDVMLRIATFGGVQPAALSELTETLNAVLAGQGAKRSKMGGVRTAAEILNMMNSSDEENVVASLRERDADLAQKIVDEMFVFENLLEVEDRGIQLILKEVDNDTLMVALKGAVEDLRDKFLRNMSSRAAEMLREDLEAQGPIRMSKVEAEQKKILLVARRLAESGQIVLGGQGDDAYV; via the coding sequence ATGCCAAGTGATAAACCCATCGATGGCATGACGCGTGCGGCGGTGCTGCTGATGTCGCTCGGCGAAGACGCCGCGGCGGAGGTCTTCCGCTTCCTGAGCGCGCGCGAAGTCCAGCAGGTCGGCGCCGCGATGGCGCAACTCAAGCAGGTGACGCGCGAAGACGTGGCCGAGGTGCTGGAGGAATTCCGCCAGGAATCCGACCAGTTCATCGCGGTGACGCTGGGTTCGGACGACTACATCCGCAGCGTGCTGACCAAGGCGCTGGGCAGCGACCGCGCCGCCGGCCTGATCGAGGACATCCTGGAAGCGGGCGACAGCGGCAGCGGCATCGATGCCCTGAACTGGCTGGATCCGCACATCGTGGCCGAACTGATCGGCGACGAGCATCCGCAGATCATCGCCACCATCCTGGTCCACCTGGAGCGCGACCGCGCCGCCGCCGTGCTGACCCGCCTGACCGAACGCCTGCGCAACGACGTGATGCTGCGCATCGCGACCTTCGGCGGCGTGCAGCCAGCGGCGCTGTCCGAGCTGACGGAAACGCTGAATGCCGTGCTGGCCGGCCAGGGCGCCAAGCGCAGCAAGATGGGTGGCGTACGCACCGCCGCCGAGATCCTGAACATGATGAATTCCTCCGACGAGGAAAACGTCGTGGCCAGCCTGCGCGAGCGCGACGCCGACCTGGCGCAGAAGATCGTCGACGAAATGTTCGTGTTCGAGAATCTGCTCGAGGTCGAGGACCGCGGCATCCAGCTCATACTCAAGGAAGTCGACAACGACACCCTCATGGTGGCGCTCAAGGGCGCGGTCGAGGACCTGCGCGACAAGTTCCTGCGCAATATGTCCAGCCGCGCGGCGGAAATGCTGCGCGAGGACCTGGAAGCGCAAGGCCCCATCCGCATGTCCAAGGTCGAGGCCGAGCAGAAGAAGATCCTGCTGGTCGCGCGCCGCCTGGCCGAGAGCGGCCAGATCGTGCTGGGCGGCCAGGGAGACGACGCGTATGTCTGA
- the fliF gene encoding flagellar basal-body MS-ring/collar protein FliF, with product MNQQATLTSSLISRFPVLEKLRNVPKPLLLGAAAAVIALIVAAVMWGRDPNYKVLFSNLDDRDGGAIVAALNQMNVPYRFNETGTAILVPSEKVYDARLQLAGQGLPRGGSVGFELLDNTRFGASQFTEQINYQRGLEGELARSIESMNAVQHARVHLALPRQTLFVRDRRPPTASIVLTLYPGRSIGDSQVSAISWLVASSVPDLNISNVSIVDQNGRLLSSPSGEGRGMDADQTRYVRETEQRTVERILAILNPLVGPGNVHAQASVDMDFARREETSEVYRPNQEPGQGAVRSQQTNDSQQNGVNPAQGIPGALSNEPPANAQAPIANPPATQQRPGQPGAQQPGQAGQQQQTTSTTGAAAQQGPSTSRRENTTNYEVDRTISHIKQPVGAVKRLSVAVVINYMPDKEGEPKALPEEQLNKLTTLVKEAMGYSEARGDSLNVVNSQFNDSEPATPWWKDPSNISMAKTVLGWLVLAILAVWVWRSLVRPIYERYMNPPIDPEIAEIERQDALRDAQEQARAKEMDRFEDNMRRARDMANKDPRAVAMVLRTWMSKDAK from the coding sequence ATGAACCAGCAGGCCACACTGACCTCTTCCCTGATTTCGCGGTTTCCCGTGCTGGAGAAACTGCGGAACGTTCCGAAACCGCTGCTGCTGGGCGCGGCGGCGGCGGTCATCGCATTGATCGTCGCGGCGGTGATGTGGGGACGCGACCCTAACTATAAGGTGCTGTTCTCCAATCTGGACGACCGGGACGGCGGCGCCATCGTCGCCGCCCTGAACCAGATGAACGTGCCCTATCGCTTCAACGAGACCGGCACGGCGATCCTGGTGCCGTCCGAGAAGGTCTACGACGCCCGCCTGCAACTGGCCGGCCAGGGCCTGCCGCGCGGCGGCTCGGTCGGCTTCGAGCTGTTGGACAATACCCGCTTCGGCGCCAGCCAGTTCACCGAACAGATCAATTACCAGCGCGGCCTGGAAGGCGAACTGGCGCGTTCCATCGAATCGATGAACGCCGTGCAGCACGCGCGAGTGCACCTGGCGCTGCCGCGCCAGACCCTGTTCGTGCGCGACCGCCGTCCGCCGACGGCCTCCATCGTGCTGACGCTCTACCCGGGCCGCAGCATCGGCGATTCGCAGGTGTCGGCCATTTCCTGGCTGGTGGCGTCCAGCGTTCCCGACCTGAATATCAGCAACGTTTCCATCGTCGACCAGAACGGCCGCCTGCTGTCCTCGCCCAGCGGCGAAGGCCGCGGCATGGATGCCGACCAGACGCGTTACGTACGCGAGACCGAGCAGCGCACCGTCGAGCGCATCCTGGCGATCCTGAATCCCCTGGTCGGCCCGGGCAATGTGCACGCCCAGGCCAGCGTCGACATGGACTTCGCCCGCCGCGAGGAAACGTCGGAGGTATACCGGCCCAATCAGGAACCGGGCCAGGGCGCGGTGCGCAGCCAGCAGACCAACGATTCCCAGCAGAACGGCGTCAATCCCGCGCAGGGCATCCCGGGCGCGCTGAGCAACGAGCCGCCGGCCAACGCGCAGGCGCCCATCGCCAATCCGCCCGCGACGCAGCAGCGTCCCGGCCAGCCGGGCGCCCAACAGCCCGGGCAGGCCGGCCAACAGCAGCAGACCACGTCCACCACCGGCGCGGCCGCGCAGCAGGGTCCGTCGACGTCGCGCCGCGAGAACACCACCAATTACGAAGTCGATCGCACCATCAGCCATATCAAGCAACCGGTCGGCGCGGTGAAGCGCCTGTCGGTGGCGGTGGTGATCAACTACATGCCCGACAAGGAAGGCGAACCCAAGGCGCTGCCCGAAGAACAGTTGAACAAGCTCACCACGCTGGTGAAGGAAGCCATGGGCTATTCCGAAGCGCGTGGCGATTCCCTGAACGTGGTGAACAGCCAGTTCAACGACAGCGAACCGGCGACGCCGTGGTGGAAGGATCCGTCGAACATCTCGATGGCCAAGACCGTGCTGGGCTGGCTGGTGCTGGCAATCCTGGCGGTGTGGGTGTGGCGCTCGCTGGTCCGTCCGATCTACGAGCGGTATATGAATCCGCCCATCGATCCGGAAATCGCCGAGATCGAGCGCCAGGACGCGCTGCGCGACGCCCAGGAACAGGCGCGCGCCAAGGAAATGGATCGTTTCGAGGACAACATGAGACGCGCCCGCGATATGGCCAACAAGGATCCGCGCGCGGTGGCCATGGTGCTGCGTACCTGGATGAGCAAAGATGCCAAGTGA
- the fliE gene encoding flagellar hook-basal body complex protein FliE yields the protein MAIAGLAGIENMLERMRQVVRVAEGGALDGTNGMQAASNGASAIGGGFAAELQRSLQRVSGAQNAAVTQAKAFELGAPNVSLNDVIVDMQKANVGFQTAVQVRNRLVSAYKEISSLTV from the coding sequence ATGGCAATAGCCGGACTGGCCGGAATTGAGAACATGCTGGAGCGGATGCGCCAGGTCGTGCGGGTCGCCGAAGGCGGCGCCCTGGACGGCACCAACGGGATGCAGGCCGCCTCGAATGGCGCGTCGGCGATCGGCGGCGGTTTCGCGGCGGAGCTTCAGCGCTCGCTGCAACGGGTGTCCGGCGCCCAGAACGCGGCTGTTACGCAGGCCAAGGCTTTCGAACTTGGGGCACCCAACGTTTCCTTGAACGACGTCATCGTCGATATGCAAAAGGCCAACGTCGGATTCCAGACGGCGGTGCAGGTGCGCAACCGCCTGGTTTCGGCCTACAAGGAAATCTCGTCCCTGACGGTGTGA
- a CDS encoding putative bifunctional diguanylate cyclase/phosphodiesterase, whose amino-acid sequence MLDTLTLLVVAVIQFEIIGVVLLTTWFISRRARGALGGGGAMALVAAMCLLPIWYLWDTGIAHIVGFHWILLTLIVVVPSGLLLFLALHLVRSEAILRAVRITRSGQSVLGLSQVADSEALEEDLRQAMQEVGQLYVHYQPIYSAGTRTLVGFEALLRWNHPHRGLVAPMQFIPLAEQTELIVPLGAWVLETACAEAATWPEPWYLSVNLSPVQLEKIQLVRDVRAVLDRTGLKAERLELEITEGVLVAAEGGEISRLAELRRAGVRIAIDDFGTGYSSLGYLRQLPFDTIKIDRSFVRNLETDSSAQAIVGTIVELSRRLNREIVAEGVETEGQYAILNALQCHRVQGWLLGKPMPPEEIAAHYFPSATEEGEAREVPWIDQAGTA is encoded by the coding sequence ATGCTTGACACTCTTACATTGCTTGTCGTAGCCGTAATCCAGTTCGAAATCATCGGCGTCGTGCTGCTGACAACGTGGTTCATTTCCCGGCGCGCCCGCGGCGCGCTCGGAGGTGGCGGCGCCATGGCGCTGGTCGCGGCGATGTGCCTGTTGCCGATCTGGTATCTGTGGGATACCGGCATCGCGCACATCGTCGGATTCCACTGGATACTGCTCACGCTTATCGTGGTGGTGCCCTCGGGCCTGCTGCTATTCCTGGCTTTGCATCTGGTGCGTTCGGAAGCCATCCTGCGCGCGGTGCGCATTACCCGCAGCGGCCAGAGCGTGCTGGGGCTGTCGCAGGTCGCCGATTCCGAAGCGCTGGAAGAAGACCTGCGCCAGGCCATGCAGGAAGTCGGGCAACTCTACGTCCACTATCAGCCTATCTATAGCGCGGGCACGCGCACGCTGGTGGGCTTCGAAGCATTGTTGCGCTGGAACCACCCGCATCGCGGGCTGGTCGCGCCCATGCAGTTCATCCCGCTGGCGGAACAGACCGAGCTGATCGTGCCGCTGGGCGCCTGGGTGCTGGAAACCGCCTGCGCCGAAGCCGCCACCTGGCCGGAACCCTGGTATCTATCGGTCAACCTGTCGCCGGTCCAGCTGGAAAAGATCCAATTGGTACGCGACGTGCGGGCGGTCCTGGACCGCACCGGGCTGAAGGCGGAACGCCTGGAGCTGGAGATCACCGAAGGCGTGCTGGTCGCGGCGGAAGGCGGGGAAATCTCGCGCCTGGCCGAACTGCGCCGCGCCGGCGTGCGCATCGCCATCGACGATTTCGGCACGGGTTATTCCAGCCTGGGGTATCTGCGGCAATTGCCGTTCGACACGATCAAGATCGACCGGTCCTTCGTGCGCAACCTGGAAACCGATTCCAGCGCGCAGGCGATCGTCGGCACCATCGTCGAACTGTCGCGCCGCCTGAACCGCGAGATCGTCGCCGAAGGCGTTGAAACGGAAGGCCAGTACGCCATCCTGAACGCGCTGCAATGCCATCGGGTGCAGGGCTGGCTATTGGGCAAACCCATGCCGCCCGAGGAAATCGCCGCGCATTACTTCCCGTCGGCGACGGAAGAAGGCGAAGCGCGCGAAGTGCCCTGGATCGACCAGGCCGGCACCGCCTGA
- a CDS encoding flagellar brake protein, translating to MPLKEPESDFLLTRPEEIRSAIFELTHQDCTTLVRDAADRETAILVLGIDKQTDHFFWRPRDFAGSDFATNDSRGLRVGTVLQFHGNGYGGVQIHFRVPRPDLVRFDDGSAAFVSPLPERVSRIQRRKLFRASIIGTAVRCAGQWRPDLASKPVLFTIRDISVEGIGLRVERPASEMPAEGAIMRDVYLDFGDFGNMTTDLQVRTVIPLSGQPMPQATDEAQPGAAEPVTIRPSLTLQDPLTHIGAEFAALSGRQEAWLQQVVWRLEKARATTS from the coding sequence ATGCCGTTGAAAGAGCCCGAATCGGACTTTCTGCTGACGCGGCCGGAGGAAATACGCTCCGCCATCTTCGAACTGACGCACCAGGATTGCACGACACTGGTGCGCGATGCCGCCGATCGCGAGACCGCGATCCTGGTCCTGGGCATCGATAAGCAGACCGACCATTTCTTCTGGCGGCCGCGCGATTTCGCGGGGTCCGACTTCGCCACCAACGACAGCCGCGGCCTGCGGGTGGGCACGGTGCTGCAATTCCATGGCAACGGCTACGGCGGCGTGCAGATCCATTTCCGCGTGCCGCGGCCCGACCTGGTGCGCTTCGACGACGGCAGCGCGGCCTTCGTGTCGCCGCTGCCGGAACGCGTGTCGCGCATCCAGCGGCGCAAGCTGTTCCGCGCGTCGATCATCGGCACGGCGGTGCGTTGCGCGGGGCAATGGCGGCCGGACCTGGCATCCAAGCCGGTGCTGTTCACCATCCGCGATATCTCGGTCGAAGGCATAGGCCTGCGCGTCGAGCGCCCGGCCAGCGAGATGCCGGCCGAGGGCGCCATCATGCGGGACGTCTACCTGGACTTCGGGGACTTCGGCAACATGACCACCGATCTGCAGGTGCGCACGGTGATCCCGCTGTCCGGCCAGCCGATGCCGCAGGCGACGGACGAGGCGCAGCCGGGGGCGGCCGAGCCGGTCACCATCCGGCCGAGCCTGACGCTGCAGGATCCGCTGACGCACATCGGCGCGGAATTCGCCGCCCTGAGCGGGCGTCAGGAAGCATGGCTGCAGCAGGTCGTCTGGCGCCTGGAAAAGGCGCGCGCCACCACCAGCTGA
- a CDS encoding EscU/YscU/HrcU family type III secretion system export apparatus switch protein, with amino-acid sequence MTLPPSAGHDEPGRAAAVALSYQDGEAAPRVVAKGYGTLADTIIRTARENGMYVHQSPELVGLLMQVDLDAHIPPQLYLAVAELLAWLYRLEARPDKALPGLPPDRND; translated from the coding sequence ATGACGCTGCCACCCTCCGCCGGCCACGACGAGCCGGGCCGCGCCGCCGCGGTCGCGCTGTCCTACCAGGACGGCGAAGCCGCGCCGCGTGTCGTGGCCAAGGGCTATGGCACGCTGGCCGACACCATCATCCGCACCGCCCGCGAAAACGGCATGTACGTGCACCAGTCGCCCGAACTGGTCGGACTGCTGATGCAGGTCGACCTGGATGCGCACATACCGCCGCAGCTGTACCTGGCGGTCGCCGAACTATTGGCATGGCTTTATCGCCTGGAAGCGCGCCCCGACAAGGCGCTACCCGGCCTGCCCCCTGACCGTAACGATTGA
- the fliK gene encoding flagellar hook-length control protein FliK — MSIGPTALSSLLVQRLDAVLGTQLAQQGSTNTALRDAVIPPGGADGVRPDPQGRGNDQLGNLTGRERAALREAAEQAELAAALRSRFVSTGTTPSAPTTLGQTARVILTLLAQYPETAPALAGKAPLWSGDGSTDTGHDGAPQGTGARPGGMGAVAGEPRPVQERGDGAQQDMDSQNPGAQASAGSARDAAAGGAGKAAAAVATPDAADDLTQLANGARPGAGNAATGTQGADAARAAALHPGAPQAGPLAQALKQAIETSGLFYESHLSDAAYGKRGLDQLRAEPQAGLDASQAETIQTPVPKQSILADNPRFNLPTSAAPTMPQADGTPTSGSAPTWSGSAPAHAPAAPPGIHPDATLLVRQQLEVLANQTLAWEGTAWPGTGMWWEIRREQQDASAYMGDVDEPAGWATRLVLTMPRLGTVEANISLSGQKLSLQIVAPEGEREITAGGADLRKRMEGAGLQLTQLSISAHAPAPEPAP; from the coding sequence ATGAGCATCGGCCCGACAGCGCTCAGTTCGCTGCTGGTGCAGCGGCTGGACGCCGTGCTGGGAACGCAGCTCGCACAGCAAGGCAGCACGAATACCGCGCTACGCGATGCGGTCATTCCGCCCGGCGGCGCCGACGGCGTCAGGCCGGATCCGCAGGGACGCGGCAACGACCAGCTGGGCAACCTGACGGGACGCGAGCGCGCCGCCCTGCGCGAGGCCGCGGAACAGGCCGAACTGGCCGCCGCGCTGCGCAGCCGCTTCGTCAGCACCGGCACCACGCCATCGGCGCCCACCACGCTGGGACAGACCGCCCGCGTCATCCTGACCCTGCTCGCCCAGTACCCCGAGACAGCCCCTGCCCTGGCCGGCAAGGCGCCGCTCTGGTCGGGCGACGGTTCGACCGACACGGGCCACGACGGCGCCCCGCAAGGCACGGGCGCGCGCCCCGGCGGCATGGGCGCGGTGGCGGGTGAACCCCGCCCGGTGCAGGAACGCGGCGACGGCGCGCAACAGGACATGGACAGCCAGAACCCGGGCGCGCAGGCGTCCGCGGGATCGGCCCGCGACGCGGCCGCCGGCGGCGCCGGCAAGGCCGCGGCGGCCGTGGCTACGCCGGATGCGGCGGACGACCTGACGCAACTCGCCAATGGCGCGCGCCCCGGCGCCGGCAACGCCGCCACGGGTACCCAGGGCGCGGACGCGGCGCGCGCCGCCGCCCTGCATCCCGGGGCTCCGCAGGCGGGCCCCCTGGCCCAGGCGCTGAAACAGGCGATCGAGACCAGCGGCCTGTTCTACGAGTCGCATCTGAGCGATGCCGCCTACGGCAAGCGCGGGCTCGACCAACTGCGCGCCGAGCCCCAGGCCGGCCTGGATGCCAGCCAGGCGGAAACGATACAGACGCCCGTCCCCAAGCAATCGATCCTGGCCGACAACCCCCGGTTCAACCTGCCGACCAGCGCCGCGCCGACGATGCCGCAGGCCGACGGGACACCGACCTCCGGTTCCGCGCCGACCTGGTCGGGCTCCGCGCCCGCCCATGCGCCGGCGGCGCCGCCCGGCATCCATCCGGACGCTACCCTGCTGGTGCGCCAGCAACTGGAAGTCCTGGCCAACCAGACCCTGGCATGGGAAGGCACGGCCTGGCCCGGCACCGGCATGTGGTGGGAAATCCGCCGCGAACAGCAGGACGCGTCGGCCTATATGGGCGACGTCGACGAACCGGCCGGCTGGGCCACCCGCTTGGTGCTGACCATGCCGCGCCTGGGTACGGTCGAAGCGAATATCTCCCTGTCCGGGCAGAAACTGTCCCTGCAGATCGTCGCGCCCGAAGGCGAGCGCGAAATCACCGCGGGCGGCGCCGACCTGCGCAAGCGCATGGAAGGCGCGGGACTGCAATTGACGCAGCTGTCCATCAGCGCCCATGCACCGGCGCCGGAGCCGGCGCCATGA
- a CDS encoding flagellar protein FliT — MSSPSSQIILELYREIVAVTAAMLNSARAQDWTSVLQFGQTYCEIVERLRTIGVTEPLDDAERRQKHDMLVQILENDANTRDLAIPELARMSELLGRMKRQQAALNAYGFKAPVA, encoded by the coding sequence ATGTCGTCTCCGTCCTCGCAAATCATTCTCGAGCTTTATCGCGAGATCGTCGCGGTTACCGCGGCGATGTTGAACTCCGCCCGCGCGCAGGACTGGACCAGTGTCCTGCAGTTCGGGCAAACCTATTGCGAGATCGTCGAACGGCTGCGCACGATAGGCGTGACCGAACCGCTGGACGACGCCGAGCGGCGCCAGAAGCATGACATGCTGGTGCAGATCCTGGAAAACGACGCGAACACACGCGATCTGGCCATCCCCGAACTGGCCCGCATGAGCGAGCTGCTCGGCCGCATGAAGCGGCAACAGGCGGCGCTGAACGCTTATGGGTTCAAGGCACCCGTAGCATGA
- the fliS gene encoding flagellar export chaperone FliS codes for MTYAYRRPDNAYSVRSYADVGLETQVMSASAERLITLLYTAARAAIGQARIHIEQGNGSARAIAISKATRLVDEGLKQALDLENGGEIAANLNNLYDYVLRTLINANLKGDAQLLETADTLLAQLQEAWQTSVDRTGEAAKS; via the coding sequence ATGACCTACGCATACCGCCGTCCGGATAATGCCTACTCCGTGCGCTCCTACGCGGACGTAGGACTCGAAACGCAAGTCATGAGCGCGAGCGCCGAAAGGCTCATCACGCTGCTCTACACGGCGGCGCGAGCCGCCATCGGGCAGGCGCGCATCCATATCGAACAAGGCAACGGTTCCGCGCGAGCCATCGCGATCAGCAAGGCGACCCGCCTGGTGGACGAAGGGCTGAAACAGGCGCTCGACCTGGAAAACGGCGGCGAGATCGCGGCCAACCTGAACAACCTTTACGACTACGTTCTGCGGACCTTGATCAACGCCAACCTGAAGGGGGATGCCCAGCTGCTGGAAACCGCCGACACGCTGCTGGCCCAGCTTCAGGAAGCCTGGCAGACATCCGTGGATCGCACCGGCGAAGCGGCGAAGAGCTGA
- the fliD gene encoding flagellar filament capping protein FliD, which produces MATSSLPPVTSLGSGSNLDLQGILDSLKDNEKLALVPIQNQQTLVTTQLSAYGTLQQAIETLQTAAGTLADPKTYNVTTATVVGGSTAFTVKTQPGATPAKYKVQVDQLATAEQLKSDAIGDRTAKIGTGGSITVTLADGTSKTIDVSKDTSLNGIARAINADEKAGVTAAILTDGDGKSYLQLTSTNTGTKAAVTKITSTNTDIQSAIGYDAAATPTGGMTQQEAAADAKATINGVQIVSGSNTLDKNIDNVTISLTDVTDGPVTVNVSTDSSGVVSAVQGFVSAYNTLQTLVTSLTKYDPTTDQGSALTGDSTTRSISSSLASAMRVLASGTDTLRTIQDLGITTSPDDGTLVLNLNTIDSNNLHSLNDSLSSNPKDVGDILTALGTSVGTAIKGILGTNGLLSNRTAGLTETKKSLQDQYDSVSDRIDADIANLRAQFVQLDSFVAQMNSTSSYLTQQFAALSNQK; this is translated from the coding sequence ATGGCAACCTCTTCCCTACCGCCAGTCACCTCCCTGGGCTCCGGTTCGAACCTGGACCTGCAGGGCATCCTGGACAGCCTCAAGGACAACGAAAAGCTGGCCCTGGTGCCCATCCAGAACCAGCAGACCCTGGTTACCACGCAGCTTTCCGCATACGGCACGCTGCAGCAGGCGATCGAGACCCTGCAGACGGCCGCGGGCACGCTGGCCGATCCCAAGACCTACAACGTCACGACGGCGACCGTCGTTGGCGGCAGCACCGCCTTCACAGTGAAGACCCAGCCGGGCGCCACGCCGGCCAAGTACAAGGTCCAGGTGGACCAGCTGGCCACCGCGGAACAGTTGAAGTCCGACGCGATCGGCGACCGCACCGCCAAGATCGGCACGGGCGGCAGCATCACCGTGACCCTGGCCGACGGCACCAGCAAGACCATCGACGTCAGCAAGGACACCTCGCTGAACGGTATCGCCCGGGCCATCAACGCCGATGAAAAGGCCGGCGTCACCGCGGCCATCCTGACCGACGGCGACGGCAAGAGCTATCTGCAGCTGACCTCGACGAACACCGGCACCAAGGCGGCGGTGACCAAGATCACGTCGACCAATACCGACATCCAGAGCGCCATCGGCTACGACGCCGCGGCGACGCCCACCGGCGGCATGACGCAGCAGGAAGCGGCGGCGGATGCCAAGGCCACCATCAACGGCGTGCAGATCGTCAGCGGCTCCAACACGCTGGACAAGAACATCGACAACGTCACCATCTCGCTGACCGACGTAACCGACGGCCCGGTGACGGTGAACGTCAGCACGGACTCGTCCGGCGTGGTGTCGGCGGTGCAGGGCTTCGTCAGCGCGTACAACACGCTGCAGACGCTGGTGACGTCGCTGACCAAGTACGATCCGACGACGGACCAGGGTTCGGCCCTGACCGGGGACAGCACCACCCGTTCCATTTCGTCCAGCCTGGCCAGCGCCATGCGCGTGCTGGCGTCCGGTACGGACACGCTGCGCACGATCCAGGACCTGGGCATCACGACGTCGCCGGACGATGGCACGCTGGTGCTGAACCTGAACACGATCGACAGCAACAACCTGCACTCGCTGAACGATTCCCTGTCCAGCAATCCCAAGGACGTCGGCGACATCCTGACCGCCCTGGGCACCAGCGTCGGCACCGCGATCAAGGGCATCCTGGGCACGAACGGCCTGCTGTCCAACCGCACCGCCGGCCTGACCGAAACCAAGAAGTCGCTGCAGGACCAGTACGACAGCGTGAGCGACCGCATCGACGCCGATATCGCCAACCTGCGCGCGCAGTTCGTGCAGCTGGATTCCTTCGTCGCGCAGATGAACAGCACCAGCTCGTACCTGACGCAGCAGTTCGCCGCGCTCTCCAACCAGAAATAA
- a CDS encoding flagellar protein FlaG has translation MAVSPIAPAALPVQPAEAQPAPLPDAAVLVTPAGDAQKGSATAGDGGTSGNSSDPQSSLERALQKINEQMTAWSTQMEFSIDPDTHRVVISIKDSKTGDTLKTIPSETVLNIAKMITKMQGGGVETSA, from the coding sequence ATGGCTGTCAGCCCTATCGCCCCCGCGGCCCTTCCGGTCCAGCCCGCCGAGGCTCAACCTGCACCGTTGCCCGATGCGGCCGTTCTGGTGACCCCCGCCGGGGATGCCCAGAAAGGCTCCGCCACTGCCGGCGACGGCGGCACGTCGGGAAACTCGTCCGACCCACAGTCCTCCCTGGAGCGGGCCCTGCAGAAAATCAATGAGCAGATGACCGCCTGGTCCACGCAGATGGAGTTCAGCATCGACCCCGACACCCATCGGGTCGTGATTTCCATCAAGGACTCCAAAACCGGGGACACGTTGAAGACCATCCCCAGCGAGACGGTCCTGAACATCGCCAAGATGATCACCAAAATGCAGGGCGGCGGCGTCGAAACCAGCGCCTGA